The genomic DNA CGCGGAGCGGCCGGGGAGCTTGGCGGCGGAGCCGGCCATGGCCTCGCGGTAGCGCAGGACCGTGCCCTGCGCGGCTCGCGTCCAGGTGAACCGGGCCAGTACCCGCTCACGGCCGGCGCGGCCCAGCCGCACTCTCAGCTCCGGGTCGCCCAGCAGTCGGCTCAGGGCGGTGGCCAGTGCGCCCGGGTCGCCCGGCGGTACCGCGAGGCAGGTCTCGCCGTCGCGTCCGGCGACCTCCGGGATCGCCCCGCCCGTCGTCGCCACGAGGGGCGTGCCGGTGGCCATCGCCTCCGCCGCCGGGAGGGAGAAGCCCTCGTACAGGGAGGGCACGCAGGCGACCTCCGCCGAGCGGACCAGGTCGACGAGTTCGGCGTCCGAGATGCCCTTGACGAACTCGACGGCGCCTTCGAGGCCGTAGCGCTCGACGGCCTGGGCGACCGGGCCCTCCGTCGGGCGCTTGCCTACGACGATCAGGTGGGCGTCGGAGTGTTCGGTGCGGATCTTGGCGAGGGCCTCGACCAGGAAGACCAGGCCCTTGAGGGGGACGTCCGCGCTGGACGTGGTGACGATCCGGCCGGGCACCTGGGGGACGGCGGGGTCCGGGGAGAACTGGTCGGTGTCGGCGCCGATGTGGACGACGTGGATGCGGTCGTCGCGGACACCGAGGTGGTCGATGATCTCCTGGCGCGAGGTGCCGGAGACGGTGAGCACGGAGGGGAGGCGGCGGGCGACGCGCTTCTGCATCCGGGTGAACGCGTACCAGCGGCGCTTGGACATGCGCTGGCGCCGGTCCTCCGCCGCATCCAGCTCCAACTGCCGGTCCACGGTGATGGGGTGATGGATCGTCGTCACCAGCGGGGCGCCGACGTCGCCCAACAGGCCGTAGCCGAGCGTCTGGTTGTCGTGCACGACGTCGAACTCGCCGCGTCTGGCGCGGAGATGGCGGCGGGCGCGGAGCGAGAACG from Streptomyces sp. NBC_01478 includes the following:
- a CDS encoding glycosyltransferase family 4 protein, whose translation is MTAEASQAGPQEDPAEDGERPLRIALLTYKGNPFCGGQGVYVRHLSRELARLGHRVEVIGSQPYPVLDPGYDGISLTELPSLDLYRSPDPFRTPKRDEYRDWIDALEVATMWTGGFPEPLTFSLRARRHLRARRGEFDVVHDNQTLGYGLLGDVGAPLVTTIHHPITVDRQLELDAAEDRRQRMSKRRWYAFTRMQKRVARRLPSVLTVSGTSRQEIIDHLGVRDDRIHVVHIGADTDQFSPDPAVPQVPGRIVTTSSADVPLKGLVFLVEALAKIRTEHSDAHLIVVGKRPTEGPVAQAVERYGLEGAVEFVKGISDAELVDLVRSAEVACVPSLYEGFSLPAAEAMATGTPLVATTGGAIPEVAGRDGETCLAVPPGDPGALATALSRLLGDPELRVRLGRAGRERVLARFTWTRAAQGTVLRYREAMAGSAAKLPGRSAATEVRSTTSPSDTGVYPESRASC